One segment of Coffea arabica cultivar ET-39 chromosome 7c, Coffea Arabica ET-39 HiFi, whole genome shotgun sequence DNA contains the following:
- the LOC113700149 gene encoding uncharacterized protein, translating to MVSTRSGGRRTETPKSDGGKQEKGSDFPVKDKPKRKGSSSSPEVQVAVAVDYEEKRAQRMKENMERMKMLGILDLSKNLQKPDKPITHKKLRASPSLPALHDPPRRSSRLKTMTPVNYFENRTPKKDKGMKNVEIHIEKGSNPEVYTKEHEKLLGDSKSAWTLCVDGYDQEGQRIYDPFWGKSCHQCRQKTLGHRTKCSKCKSVSGQFCGDCLYMRYGENVMEVNDNPDWICPVCRGICNCSRCRRVKGWEPTGQIYKKVTQLGFKSVAHYLIQTCRSENKTKGPISRVPVSPDVSLASADKKNEFSDVISMPIPDGNKRDTEDKDRQLHSDDEYMADDSNDDFVNANSE from the exons ATGGTGAGCACAAGGAGTGGTGGGAGGAGAACTGAAACTCCAAAAAGTGATggaggaaaacaagaaaaagggaGTGATTTTCCTGTCAAAGATAAGCCAAAAAGGAAAggatcatcatcatcaccagAAGTACAAGTTGCAGTAGCTGTTGATTATGAAGAGAAGAGAGCCCAAAGGATGAAAGAAAACATGGAAAGGATGAAGATGCTTGGCATTCTGGACCTCTCCAAGAACCTCCAAAAACCGGACAAGCCAATCACTCACAAAAAGCTCAGGGCTTCTCCTTCACTGCCAGCTCTTCATGATCCTCCTAGGCGCTCTTCAAG GTTGAAGACTATGACTCCAGTTAACTACTTTGAAAATCGAACGCCTAAGAAAGATAAGGGGATGAAGAATGTGGAGATTCATATTGAAAAGGGTTCAAATCCTGAGGTTTACACGAAAGAGCATGAAAAGCTCTTGGGTGATTCCAAAAGTGCTTGGACTCTGTGTGTTGATGGGTATGATCAAGAGGGCCAGCGCATTTATGATCCATTTTGGGGCAAGTCTTGCCACCAGTGCAG GCAAAAAACTTTAGGTCATCGCACAAAATGCAGCAAGTGCAAATCAGTAAGCGGGCAGTTCTGCGGAGATTGCTTGTATATGAG ATACGGAGAGAATGTAATGGAAGTTAATGACAATCCTGATTGGATTTGCCCTGTATGTCGAGGAATTTGCAACTGTAGTCGATGCCGGCGGGTGAAAGGATGGGAACCTACCGGTCAAATCTATAAGAAG GTCACGCAGCTTGGTTTCAAGTCTGTGGCGCATTACCTTATTCAAACTTGTCGGTCTGAAAACAAGACTAAAGGGCCAATCAGCAGAGTTCCAGTTTCTCCTGATGTCTCATTAGCTTCTGCAGATAAGAAGAATGAGTTTAGTGATGTAATTTCAATGCCCATACCTGATGGAAACAAAAGGGACACTGAAGACAAGGATAGACAACTTCATAGTGATGATGAATACATGGCAGATGATAGCAATGATGATTTTGTTAATGCTAATTCTGAATGA